Sequence from the Pyrobaculum neutrophilum V24Sta genome:
CGCCTTCCACATATCCAACTCCACTAGGGAGATGTGCGACAAGTTGGAAATCCTTGCGAGAGTCTATGCGGAGTCCAGAGAGGCGGCAAAGCGCCTTATCCTCGCCACATACGGCGTTGCGGCCTCTGGGAACGCCTTCGACAACAGGACGAAGAGGTTCTTAGAGGCGTATGCGAGATACGTTGCGATCTACGACGTAGACACCGCCGTCAGGAAGGCGGCTGACGAAGCATATGGCAACGTCTCGACGTATCTAGCCAACGTGACCTGGAGAACATGGGCAAGCGAGGGCGCAGTGGAAAACGTCACATATGCCATACTCAGGGGCAGGCTGAATTCCACAGCCCTGGAGATCGCCCGGGCCGTGGCAACGGTGGGGGTGAGGCAATACGTGTACCTCTCAGCCCTGGATAAAACCCCTCCGATTCTCAGGCCATATCTGCCTCAGCTGGTGTGTGGGGGAGACGTGGAGAGAGCCGTGTCGATGTTTAGAGAGGAGCTTATGCGGAATCTCACTGCGCGTTTCCCGCCGCCTACCATATATACGGTGGAAGCAGCGGCGAAGTTGGTCTACCAGGGCAGATACGCCCTGGCGATAGTCGAGACAAACCAAACGCCTAGTGTGCCACGTGGGCTTGGGGTCCCCGTCTCCTCGGCCCTCCTCCTCAAGAGCTTTACAAACGTAGTGACCGAAGACGTCTCAAAGATAGACAGAGCGACAGCCGCCTCTCTCTTCGTGGTACTCCTCTACGTCATGGGCACACTCCTCACCCCAGCGCTGATAGTATCGACAGTGGGGCTTACGTATCTGGCGGTCCTGGGCTTCTTCCACCAGATACACGACATCCAGGGGATCTACTACATCACCGTGTATATGGCGGCGCCCGTGGTCTTCGCCATAGGCGTTGACTACATGCTACTGATGGCCAGCAGATATGCGGAGGAGCGCGCCCTGGGGAAGGAGAAGGACGAGGCCATAGTGGCTGTGAGGCGCTACGCCAACAGAGCCATAGCGGCTAGCGCCGCGGTGGTCGCCACATCTCTCGGCTCCTTCGCCCTATCTCGCCTGCCCTTTATGCAGACGATAGGGATAGGGTACCTCATAACCACAGCCTTCGTCGTAGCGACCGTGTTTCTGATCCTCCCCGCCCTCCTCTACCTCCTCGGAGATAGGATATTCTGGCCTAAAAAGACCGTTTCCCACGCCGGCAGATCGCGGATAATGGAGAGGGCCGTTGCGGCGGCCCTCAGAAGACCTCTCCTCGTGGCGGCTCTCGCGGCGTTTGCCACCGCCCTCTCCGCCCTCTACTTGGCGACCAGCTTGAAAATAACGGCGAATCCGGTCGTGGCGATGCCGGAGACGGAGTACAAGAGGGCGCTTGAGATAGCCACCACCTACTTCCCCAACGTGACTGCAATATCAACTACGTACATAGCGATGAAGAGCCCCCCACCGCCGGGCCTACTACGGGAGGTGGAAAAGCTACCTCACTACGTTAACTACACGGTCGAGAAAAGGGGTGAGTGGTACATCGTGTCCATAAGGCTGTCTGTGGAGGATACGTCGGACGCCCTTCTGGAGATATACCACAGGCTTGACG
This genomic interval carries:
- a CDS encoding MMPL family transporter, producing MRKTVVAALVLLAMYIYLAVQAPHVFDVLIYDESKLMPPDIEPKLVESIVGSGGGSKAVPIVISGPHLEEKARNLTRIYPNAVTPWTILDAATRIYRDKIDAAVDNATARFREAAFHISNSTREMCDKLEILARVYAESREAAKRLILATYGVAASGNAFDNRTKRFLEAYARYVAIYDVDTAVRKAADEAYGNVSTYLANVTWRTWASEGAVENVTYAILRGRLNSTALEIARAVATVGVRQYVYLSALDKTPPILRPYLPQLVCGGDVERAVSMFREELMRNLTARFPPPTIYTVEAAAKLVYQGRYALAIVETNQTPSVPRGLGVPVSSALLLKSFTNVVTEDVSKIDRATAASLFVVLLYVMGTLLTPALIVSTVGLTYLAVLGFFHQIHDIQGIYYITVYMAAPVVFAIGVDYMLLMASRYAEERALGKEKDEAIVAVRRYANRAIAASAAVVATSLGSFALSRLPFMQTIGIGYLITTAFVVATVFLILPALLYLLGDRIFWPKKTVSHAGRSRIMERAVAAALRRPLLVAALAAFATALSALYLATSLKITANPVVAMPETEYKRALEIATTYFPNVTAISTTYIAMKSPPPPGLLREVEKLPHYVNYTVEKRGEWYIVSIRLSVEDTSDALLEIYHRLDELRQRYGPYLIGGSASWKNVIFSEIYVRFWTFQVYVVVAAAFVVLALLLRSFVIPLRLIATVLMSIAWSLAAEVALFQDLLAQPTYWLVPIILFSFLMAVGTDYDIFIVTRIREELERGYDEREAIRRAIVTTGPVVTGAAIILAAAFSTLALSQILLLRQVGFTIALAALIDAFVVRPLVVPALMVLAGRYNWLWVGGIRTVPIKGQPPAGVRQR